Proteins from a genomic interval of Pectinophora gossypiella chromosome 4, ilPecGoss1.1, whole genome shotgun sequence:
- the LOC126366154 gene encoding ribosomal RNA-processing protein 8: MFKVPEWETDIPKSKVNFAKKVKTLKSNKATESILTEPPVQNAQFKKNNLKEKIYPEKVTNTNIAIKKKKPAKKRKHNDYVRRVINENDIVLNKSELRELDEVIVSAKKLKLQEQYKQENCEDQLFNKDEVQQKTNIKKIKNNSKQKSECPKITNGNDSNISELSVKIKNKKKKKKSTENVEKNKDTNGNNLPGKPNKGKHKIINDESEQMDADDIPVKAKKIKFEDEDKVQETVQDNTGNVKKLDYKKKEKLKKILEQNNRNSISIKGDKLRERMMDRLKAAQFRYLNEKLYTSSGNEAQKIFQSDPKAFRTYHQGYQQQVKKWPVNPLDVIVKKILNMPKSFTIADMGCGEASLSRRVPQSVRSFDLVSAAPGVEACDMAHTPLPREAVDVVVYCLALMGTELTQYLLEANRVLKNGGQLLIAEVESRFDNVDNFVKEVEKLGFKLKSLDKQHTVFFFLHFVKTKDPPVKKQKLPALQLKPCLYKKR, translated from the exons atgttCAAAGTACCAGAATGGGAGACTGATATCCCAAAATCTAAAGTGAATTTTGCGAAAAAAGTTAAA ACCCTAAAATCTAACAAGGCTACAGAGTCCATTCTTACGGAGCCTCCTGTGCAAAATGCTCAGTTTAAGAAAAATAatcttaaagaaaaaatatatcctGAAAAAGTTACCAATACCAACATAGCAATCAAAAAAAAGAAGCCAGCTAAGAAACGGAAACATAATGATTATGTCAGACGTGTAATTAACGAAAATGATATTGTACTGAATAAATCTGAGCTGCGGGAATTAGATGAAGTTATAGTGAGTGCTAAGAAATTGAAACTGCAAGAGCAATACAAACAAGAGAACTGTGAAGATCAGCTCTTCAATAAG GATGAAGTACagcaaaaaacaaatattaaaaagataaaaaataattctaaacaAAAGAGTGAATGTCCAAAAATTACCAATGGAAATGATTCAAATATCAGTGAATTgtctgttaaaattaaaaacaaaaagaaaaaaaagaaatctacAGAGAATGTTGAGAAGAACAAAGACACCAATGGCAATAATTTACCTGGGAAACCAAATAAGGgcaaacacaaaataataaatgatgaATCTGAACAAATGGATGCAGATGACATACCAGTAAAagctaaaaaaattaaatttgaagATGAAGATAAAGTACAAGAAACTGTACAAGACAATACAGGCAATGTAAAGAAATTggactataaaaaaaaggaaaagttaaaaaaaatattagaacaaAACAACAGAAATTCTATCTCAATTAAAGGAGATAAACTTAGAGAAAGAATGATGGACAGGTTGAAAG CTGCCCAATTTAGGTACCTCAATGAAAAACTATACACATCATCAGGGAATGAAGCACAGAAAATATTCCAATCAGATCCCAAGGCCTTCAGAACCTACCATCAGGGTTACCAGCAACAAGTTAAGAAATGGCCTGTCAACCCCTTGGACGTTATTGTCAAGAAAATTTTGAATAT GCCAAAATCCTTCACAATAGCAGACATGGGTTGCGGTGAAGCGTCCCTATCACGGCGTGTGCCGCAGTCGGTGCGATCGTTCGACCTAGTGTCGGCGGCGCCCGGCGTGGAGGCCTGCGACATGGCGCACACGCCGCTGCCGCGCGAGGCCGTCGACGTCGTCGTCTACTGCCTCGCGCTCATGGGCACTGAACTCACGCAGTACTTGCTCGAGGCAAACAGGGTGCTTAAAAACGG CGGCCAACTACTGATCGCGGAGGTAGAGAGTAGGTTCGACAACGTAGACAACTTCGTCAAGGAAGTAGAGAAGCTTGGGTTCAAGCTGAAATCCCTGGACAAACAACACACGGTGTTCTTCTTCCTGCACTTTGTGAAGACAAAGGACCCGCCTGTCAAGAAACAGAAGCTTCCTGCATTACAACTTAAACCTTGCTTGTATAAGAAACGGTGA